The following proteins are co-located in the Microvirga ossetica genome:
- a CDS encoding urea carboxylase-associated family protein, producing the protein MKLARDQVSEPADANARRTIAPVICYPVETLPRPDLDAYRAAREGWQKVDEVIVPPRDARTFNVPAGCFFRIVSIEGPQVGDLNLWAAEDIDERFFSGKTRALHGTHLSTGDQLWSCLPYLRPMATITHDTLDWYGFDEYGGSVHDVIGTRCDPYTHRLLSGHEYHHCCHSNLTRALAHRLSRPKDEVEPAVHDVFNVFMCTGFTRDTGQYFMKASPVRPGDYLEFFAEIDLLGALSACPGGDCSAEHSSDVAVCHPLLVEVFRPKAPPQGWASPARNGYSRKHED; encoded by the coding sequence ATGAAGCTCGCCCGGGACCAAGTATCCGAACCTGCCGACGCGAATGCGCGCCGCACAATCGCTCCCGTCATCTGCTATCCCGTCGAGACCTTGCCGCGACCGGATCTCGACGCCTATCGCGCGGCGCGCGAAGGCTGGCAGAAGGTGGACGAGGTGATCGTGCCGCCCAGGGACGCGCGCACCTTCAACGTGCCGGCCGGCTGCTTCTTCCGGATCGTGAGCATCGAGGGGCCGCAGGTGGGTGACCTGAACCTCTGGGCCGCGGAAGACATCGACGAGCGCTTCTTCTCCGGCAAGACGCGGGCGCTTCACGGCACGCATCTGTCGACCGGCGACCAGCTCTGGTCGTGCCTGCCTTACCTGCGGCCGATGGCGACGATCACCCACGACACCCTCGACTGGTACGGCTTCGACGAATACGGCGGCTCCGTCCATGACGTGATCGGCACCCGGTGCGATCCCTATACGCACCGGCTGCTCTCGGGCCACGAGTACCATCATTGCTGTCACTCGAACCTGACCCGCGCGCTCGCCCATCGCCTTTCCCGCCCGAAAGACGAGGTCGAGCCGGCGGTGCACGATGTGTTCAACGTCTTCATGTGCACCGGCTTCACCCGAGACACGGGGCAGTACTTCATGAAGGCGAGCCCGGTGCGGCCGGGAGACTACCTGGAATTCTTCGCCGAGATCGACCTGCTCGGCGCGCTCTCCGCCTGCCCGGGCGGCGATTGCAGCGCGGAGCATTCGAGCGACGTGGCCGTCTGCCACCCCCTGCTGGTCGAGGTCTTCAGGCCGAAGGCGCCGCCGCAGGGATGGGCCTCGCCGGCGCGCAACGGCTACAGCCGCAAGCACGAGGACTGA
- a CDS encoding L,D-transpeptidase family protein translates to MRDLRKAAIWLGLIGSVSLLPLSALAEDAGSPPQDASTPVLAVAPAEPSFHDVVETPATAGMASDAIPAIEPAPVAIDAADLKPAPAIDIPLPDAAPVTALMQADVFRMAVAGLFADDAAMREMRVSGKDREALSAYYAKAERPLIWARDGAWSPAASGAMERLRSADEDGLDPADYALPDRGLRKDAPPAQWAKSDVKLSLAAIRYARDARGARVDLARLSALVTPKLSLPAVDEVLSRVSAAGDAGGALESYNPPHAGYRALKERLAQLRESHPSQPSVRLPKGPTLRVGMKDPRVPLIRARFNLAKDSDNQTIYDERLASAVAAFQKEKGLPNTGVLNPQTVAALSGPSVAQRQSELIANMERWRWLPADLGQRHIMVNVPEYRLQVVEGRNVVHQARVIVGKEQSQTPIFSENMKYLVVNPSWTIPPSIMKKEILPALANDPYYAARKGYKIIRRGDRISVQQPPGERNALGFVKFMFPNQHAVYLHDTPNRNLFAAGKRAFSHGCVRVDKPFELAEEIMGKDGKWTEEKLRGLIGKGERYVNLTNPLPVHLTYFTLAVDEKGEVKRFDDIYGLDRKVRAALNLSE, encoded by the coding sequence ATGCGTGACTTGCGCAAGGCGGCCATTTGGCTCGGTTTGATTGGGTCGGTCTCCCTCCTTCCGCTCTCCGCCCTCGCGGAAGATGCAGGCAGCCCCCCGCAGGATGCGTCCACGCCCGTTCTGGCCGTTGCTCCTGCAGAGCCCTCCTTCCATGACGTCGTCGAGACGCCCGCGACGGCGGGCATGGCCTCCGACGCGATCCCGGCGATCGAACCGGCTCCCGTCGCCATCGATGCGGCCGATCTGAAGCCGGCCCCCGCCATCGATATTCCGCTCCCCGATGCGGCGCCCGTGACCGCCCTGATGCAGGCGGATGTCTTCCGCATGGCCGTCGCGGGACTTTTCGCGGACGATGCCGCCATGCGCGAGATGCGCGTGAGCGGCAAGGACCGCGAGGCGCTCTCCGCCTATTATGCGAAAGCCGAGCGCCCGCTGATCTGGGCCCGGGACGGCGCCTGGTCGCCCGCCGCGTCCGGCGCGATGGAACGCCTGAGGTCAGCCGACGAGGACGGCCTCGATCCCGCCGATTACGCCCTGCCCGACCGGGGCCTGCGCAAGGATGCGCCGCCCGCGCAATGGGCGAAATCCGACGTGAAGCTCTCCCTTGCCGCGATCCGCTACGCCCGCGACGCCCGCGGGGCGCGAGTCGATCTTGCCCGCCTTTCGGCGCTCGTGACCCCGAAGCTGTCGCTGCCGGCGGTCGACGAGGTGCTGAGCAGGGTCTCCGCCGCCGGCGATGCGGGCGGAGCGCTCGAATCCTACAACCCGCCGCATGCCGGCTACCGGGCCCTGAAGGAGCGCCTGGCGCAGTTGCGCGAAAGCCATCCCTCGCAGCCGAGCGTGCGCCTGCCCAAGGGCCCGACCCTGCGCGTGGGCATGAAGGACCCGCGCGTGCCGCTGATCCGCGCGCGCTTCAATCTCGCGAAGGATTCGGACAACCAGACGATCTACGACGAGCGCTTGGCCTCGGCGGTCGCCGCCTTCCAGAAGGAAAAGGGCCTGCCCAACACGGGCGTCCTGAACCCCCAGACGGTGGCCGCCCTCTCCGGCCCGTCCGTAGCGCAGCGCCAGTCGGAGCTGATCGCCAACATGGAGCGCTGGCGCTGGCTGCCGGCCGATCTGGGGCAGCGGCACATCATGGTGAACGTCCCCGAATACCGCCTTCAGGTGGTCGAGGGCCGCAATGTGGTGCATCAGGCCCGAGTGATCGTCGGCAAGGAGCAGTCGCAGACGCCGATCTTCTCCGAGAACATGAAATATCTCGTGGTGAACCCGTCCTGGACGATCCCGCCTTCGATCATGAAGAAAGAGATCCTTCCGGCGCTCGCGAACGATCCCTATTACGCCGCGCGCAAGGGCTACAAGATCATCCGCCGCGGCGACCGGATCTCGGTGCAGCAGCCGCCGGGCGAGCGCAATGCGCTGGGCTTCGTGAAGTTCATGTTCCCGAACCAGCATGCGGTCTACCTGCACGATACGCCGAACCGCAATCTTTTCGCGGCCGGCAAGCGCGCCTTCAGCCATGGCTGCGTGCGCGTGGACAAGCCCTTCGAGCTCGCCGAGGAGATCATGGGCAAGGACGGCAAATGGACCGAAGAGAAGCTGCGCGGGCTCATCGGCAAGGGCGAGCGCTATGTGAACCTCACCAATCCCCTGCCGGTTCACCTGACCTACTTCACCCTCGCGGTCGACGAGAAGGGCGAGGTGAAGCGTTTCGACGACATCTACGGCCTCGACCGCAAGGTCCGCGCCGCCCTGAACCTGTCCGAATAA
- a CDS encoding PQQ-dependent sugar dehydrogenase, translated as MAVRIGSQAADRLSGTSAADVIYGYDPNAGTPPTMAANAIASGLVNPLYLTSAPGNSNHLFIIEKRGQVKVYDAGTGQVLATPFLTVNVATDGEQGLLGLAFAPDFATSRRFYVYLSTTDGDVEIREYQTLANNPLVANPSSMRLIDRIDYPSSTNHRGGWIGFGPDGYLYVATGDGANGANSQSLNQLGKILRLDVNGDAFPADASRNYALPVDNPASIDGIAGSAIGTGIYAAGLRNPWRVSFDRLTGELYIGDVGQSAYEEINLGSPGANYGWSVTEGPFKPGSFPNFTNPIHAYDRSIGQAVTGGYVYRGPEQDFQGTYFFSDFVSHKIWSLQRASGSWSFTDLTGRVAVGGGPIGSVSSLGEDASGNLYIVDYGGKIFRLDLKSRGGPDPADDAADILNGGGGNDRIFGGGGNDSLFGGSGDDNLQGGPGADLLSGSSGFDYADYRDSAGRVLIDLAKRTQAGGDASGDRLSSIQGAWGSAFNDAMKGSDSHDSLRGGGGNDSLAGIAGNDRLYGDAGRDTLVGGPGKDLLSGGPDADVFRWQSIGSVGVSLDRVDLVRDFSTSAHDLLDLARINANALRSGNQAFAFIGRGEFTAAGQVRYEVVGTEARVLLNTDADQDAEGIIRLAGIRSLKAGDFLL; from the coding sequence ATGGCAGTTCGTATCGGGAGTCAGGCTGCGGACAGGCTGAGCGGCACCAGCGCCGCCGATGTGATCTACGGCTATGATCCGAATGCCGGAACGCCGCCCACGATGGCGGCCAACGCGATCGCCTCCGGCCTGGTCAATCCCCTGTACCTGACTTCGGCTCCGGGCAATTCCAACCATCTTTTCATCATCGAGAAGCGCGGGCAGGTGAAGGTCTATGATGCCGGCACCGGCCAGGTCCTCGCCACGCCTTTCCTCACCGTGAATGTTGCAACGGACGGGGAACAGGGCCTCCTCGGCCTCGCCTTCGCACCGGATTTTGCGACGAGCCGGCGATTCTACGTCTATCTCAGCACGACGGACGGCGATGTGGAGATCCGCGAATACCAGACGCTGGCCAACAATCCCTTGGTCGCCAATCCGTCCAGCATGAGGCTCATCGATCGGATCGATTACCCATCCTCCACCAACCATCGCGGCGGATGGATCGGGTTCGGGCCGGACGGCTATCTCTACGTGGCGACCGGGGATGGTGCGAACGGAGCCAATTCGCAAAGCCTCAATCAGCTGGGCAAGATCCTGCGGCTCGATGTGAATGGCGATGCCTTCCCTGCCGACGCGAGCAGAAACTACGCCCTGCCTGTGGACAATCCGGCGTCCATAGACGGGATCGCAGGCAGCGCGATAGGGACGGGGATCTATGCGGCGGGCCTGCGCAATCCATGGCGCGTGAGCTTCGACCGGCTGACCGGCGAGCTTTATATCGGCGATGTCGGCCAGAGTGCCTATGAGGAGATCAATCTCGGAAGCCCCGGCGCCAATTACGGCTGGAGCGTCACCGAGGGGCCTTTTAAGCCCGGATCGTTCCCGAATTTCACGAATCCGATCCATGCCTATGACCGCAGCATCGGTCAGGCGGTGACGGGCGGCTATGTCTATCGCGGGCCGGAGCAGGACTTCCAGGGAACGTATTTCTTCTCGGATTTCGTCAGCCATAAGATCTGGTCCCTGCAGCGCGCCTCAGGCTCCTGGTCGTTCACGGATCTGACCGGTCGGGTGGCCGTCGGCGGCGGTCCGATCGGTTCCGTTTCGTCCCTGGGGGAGGATGCATCCGGAAACCTCTACATCGTCGATTATGGAGGCAAGATATTCCGCCTCGATCTCAAATCGCGCGGCGGCCCCGATCCCGCCGACGATGCGGCGGACATTCTCAACGGGGGCGGCGGCAACGATCGGATCTTCGGCGGCGGCGGCAACGACTCGCTGTTTGGCGGCAGCGGCGATGACAATCTCCAGGGTGGGCCAGGGGCCGATCTCCTGTCGGGCAGCAGCGGCTTCGACTATGCCGATTATCGCGATTCCGCAGGCCGCGTGCTCATCGATCTTGCGAAGCGCACGCAGGCCGGAGGCGATGCGTCCGGCGACCGCTTGTCGAGCATTCAGGGCGCGTGGGGCAGTGCGTTCAACGACGCCATGAAGGGATCCGACTCCCATGACAGTCTTCGCGGTGGTGGAGGGAACGACAGTCTCGCCGGCATCGCAGGCAATGACAGGCTTTATGGCGATGCCGGTCGCGATACGCTCGTCGGAGGGCCAGGCAAGGACTTGTTGTCCGGTGGGCCGGACGCCGACGTGTTCCGCTGGCAATCGATCGGCTCCGTCGGTGTCTCCCTCGATCGCGTGGACCTTGTGCGGGACTTCAGCACGAGCGCCCACGATCTGCTGGATCTGGCGAGGATCAATGCCAATGCTCTTCGCAGCGGCAACCAGGCTTTCGCTTTCATCGGCAGAGGCGAGTTCACGGCAGCGGGACAGGTTCGGTACGAGGTCGTGGGAACGGAGGCGCGCGTGCTTCTGAACACCGATGCCGATCAGGATGCGGAAGGCATCATTCGTCTTGCCGGTATCCGCAGCCTGAAAGCGGGGGACTTTCTCCTCTAG
- a CDS encoding DUF882 domain-containing protein: protein MNPKSGSTFGSDALALRVGIGLAAFLAVMVGGAHGTQDAVANGDTRTLSLYNNNTKESLSVTFRRNGQYDSGGLQQLNWFLRDWRRDEPTRMDPRLFDTVWEVYRESGSNEPIRVNSGYRSPNTNSMLRRRSSAVAKNSQHMQGKAMDFYLPDVSTVRLRAIGMRIQNGGVGYYPNAYTPFVHLDVGSVRAWPRMTRAQLANIFPDGKTVHIPSDGRPLPGYDEARAEVLAKGGTVAGYSAYADAEEAISSQPRRKSFWATLFGGGDDEDEDAEEIRAASRPGRALIASRQQPQPASSYYASDSNATVFAALQPVQAPEPARRAPVAIQPRPEQPAPAVVAAIAPALREDLTPPPAAPLPPTRINGAPGTVQTASGPALGWQQGPEARDADLSIAKGMAFAPMPPRRPDADDADTDAVTGTVALAYAPLPPARPGSLADTNPIPGIPELRGSTEMAAIQHPLPPPRPDLRPVVVASAAPVDIPVTGSTPKDLAKAVKSKPAPEPVAKASTAAKKPPATALSALMSAEPSLHMGFSSKPVGDLATNRFTGPAVKPLNVVR from the coding sequence ATGAATCCCAAAAGTGGGTCCACTTTTGGGTCCGATGCTCTGGCGCTCCGCGTCGGCATTGGTCTTGCGGCCTTTCTGGCCGTCATGGTGGGCGGGGCGCACGGCACGCAGGATGCCGTCGCCAACGGCGATACCCGCACGTTGAGCCTTTACAACAACAACACCAAGGAAAGCCTCAGCGTCACCTTCCGGCGCAACGGCCAATACGATTCAGGCGGCCTGCAGCAGCTGAACTGGTTCCTGCGCGACTGGCGGCGCGACGAGCCGACGCGCATGGACCCGCGCCTGTTCGATACGGTGTGGGAGGTCTACCGCGAGTCCGGGTCGAACGAGCCGATCCGTGTGAATTCGGGCTACCGCTCACCCAATACCAATTCCATGCTCAGGCGGCGCTCCAGCGCGGTGGCCAAGAACAGCCAGCACATGCAGGGCAAGGCGATGGATTTCTACCTGCCCGACGTGTCCACCGTGCGCCTGCGCGCCATCGGCATGCGGATCCAGAACGGGGGCGTCGGCTACTATCCCAACGCCTACACGCCCTTCGTGCATCTCGACGTCGGCAGCGTCCGCGCCTGGCCGCGCATGACCCGCGCCCAGCTCGCCAACATCTTCCCTGACGGCAAGACCGTCCATATCCCGTCCGACGGCCGCCCTCTGCCGGGCTATGACGAGGCGCGGGCCGAGGTGCTTGCCAAGGGCGGCACGGTCGCCGGCTATTCGGCCTATGCCGATGCCGAAGAGGCGATCTCCTCGCAGCCGCGTCGCAAGAGCTTCTGGGCGACCCTGTTCGGTGGCGGCGACGACGAGGACGAGGATGCGGAGGAGATCCGCGCGGCCTCACGACCGGGCCGGGCGCTCATCGCCTCCCGCCAGCAGCCGCAGCCGGCCTCGAGCTACTACGCCAGCGATTCGAATGCGACGGTCTTTGCCGCGCTGCAACCGGTCCAGGCTCCCGAGCCGGCACGGCGGGCGCCTGTCGCGATCCAGCCGCGGCCGGAGCAGCCGGCACCCGCCGTGGTGGCGGCCATCGCTCCCGCTTTGCGTGAGGATCTGACGCCGCCCCCGGCCGCGCCGCTGCCGCCGACCCGGATCAACGGCGCGCCGGGCACGGTCCAGACCGCTTCGGGACCCGCCCTCGGCTGGCAGCAGGGACCGGAGGCACGGGACGCCGACCTGTCCATCGCCAAGGGCATGGCCTTCGCGCCGATGCCGCCCCGGCGGCCGGATGCGGACGACGCGGATACCGACGCCGTCACCGGCACCGTCGCCCTCGCCTATGCGCCGCTGCCGCCGGCCCGTCCCGGCTCCCTGGCCGACACGAACCCGATCCCGGGCATCCCGGAACTGCGCGGCTCCACGGAGATGGCGGCGATCCAGCATCCGCTGCCGCCGCCGCGGCCGGACCTGCGCCCCGTTGTGGTGGCCTCGGCTGCGCCCGTCGACATTCCGGTGACGGGCTCGACACCGAAGGATCTGGCAAAGGCGGTAAAGTCCAAGCCGGCACCCGAACCGGTGGCCAAGGCGTCGACGGCTGCGAAGAAACCTCCGGCCACGGCGCTCAGCGCCCTGATGTCGGCGGAGCCGAGCCTGCATATGGGCTTCTCGAGCAAGCCCGTCGGCGACCTGGCCACGAACCGCTTCACTGGACCGGCGGTCAAGCCGTTGAACGTGGTGCGATGA
- a CDS encoding sigma-54-dependent transcriptional regulator yields MPLPRLFADDIRALRGETEKPAAGSERERIGRLAERAARSSLPVLIEGEPGSGAPALARAIHDCGERRERSFIRLHAGEAPVQGLSSRLPAALKEAHGGTLFIDDVERLGADDQSELLAFLHRQDGARSPRRHDVRIVAAGLDIAGSVRSGHFREDLFYALQALPISVRPLRAQREAIADWAHRFVRRFAADEGKRIRGLSAEAAGLLARYDWPGNLRQLENAVYRAVILAEGPFLTPTEFPQIASHLQGRRIEIPPLPIAQAPVLQTTYASERIARRDPNALPLVDDAGDMFTLADLEAQAIRFALAHYRGRMSAISRHLGIGRSTLYRKLKELGLSDEAA; encoded by the coding sequence ATGCCTCTTCCACGGCTCTTTGCAGACGACATCCGTGCCCTTCGCGGCGAGACCGAGAAACCCGCTGCCGGCTCCGAGCGGGAGCGGATCGGCCGGCTGGCGGAGCGCGCCGCAAGGTCCTCCCTGCCGGTCCTGATCGAGGGCGAGCCGGGAAGCGGCGCGCCGGCCCTGGCACGGGCGATCCACGATTGCGGCGAGCGCCGGGAGCGTTCCTTCATCCGCCTTCACGCCGGAGAGGCTCCCGTTCAGGGCCTGTCCTCTCGCCTTCCCGCCGCACTTAAGGAAGCGCATGGCGGCACCCTCTTCATCGACGATGTCGAGCGGCTCGGCGCGGACGACCAGAGCGAACTTTTAGCCTTCCTGCACCGGCAGGACGGCGCACGCTCTCCGCGCCGCCACGACGTCAGGATCGTTGCTGCGGGTCTGGACATCGCCGGATCGGTGCGGTCCGGCCATTTTCGCGAGGATCTCTTCTACGCCCTCCAGGCCCTGCCGATATCCGTGCGCCCCTTGCGGGCGCAACGGGAGGCCATCGCCGATTGGGCGCATCGCTTCGTCCGCCGTTTCGCGGCCGACGAGGGCAAGCGGATCAGGGGCCTGTCCGCGGAGGCCGCAGGCCTGCTCGCCCGCTACGACTGGCCCGGCAACCTGCGGCAGCTCGAGAACGCGGTCTACCGCGCCGTGATCCTGGCCGAGGGTCCTTTTCTCACGCCGACGGAATTCCCGCAGATCGCGTCCCATCTGCAGGGTCGGCGCATCGAGATCCCGCCGCTTCCGATTGCCCAAGCGCCTGTCCTGCAGACAACCTACGCAAGCGAGCGCATTGCGCGGCGCGACCCCAACGCCCTCCCGCTCGTCGACGATGCCGGCGACATGTTCACGCTCGCCGATCTGGAGGCGCAGGCGATTCGCTTCGCGCTTGCCCATTATCGCGGACGCATGTCGGCGATTTCGCGGCATCTGGGAATCGGACGGTCGACTCTTTACAGAAAATTGAAAGAACTTGGCCTATCCGATGAAGCCGCATGA
- a CDS encoding adenylate/guanylate cyclase domain-containing protein → MPVDTHYARSGDLRIAYQVVGEGPLDLVFVPGFISNLDLYWDEPNMAHFLSRLGSFSRLILFDKRGTGLSDRLGNLPSLEERMDDVRAVMDAVGSEKAALFGISEGGAMSMLFAATYPERTQALILYGTYADFHTWVLPHERFEPFLEKIDRTWGQGESLTAFAPTKVGDERFRQWWGRFERLGASPSAVIALMRMNSQIDVRHILPTIRVPTLVLHRAGDTRVNVEGGRYLAANIPGAKYVEFPGIDHVLWATDAGPVADEIEEFLTGTHAESEPDRVLATVLFTDIVDSTSRAEEMGDRAWRVLLDQHDRIVRGEIGRFRGREIKTLGDGFLATFDGPARAVRCAGAIIEALRTLSLQVRCGVHTGEIEMMGDDIGGIAVHIASRIAALADGREVLVSRTVRDLVAGSNLHLEDRGAFALKGLTEHMSLFAAVGSQRA, encoded by the coding sequence ATGCCGGTCGACACGCATTACGCCAGAAGCGGCGATCTGCGGATTGCCTATCAGGTGGTCGGCGAGGGACCGCTCGATCTCGTGTTCGTCCCCGGCTTCATCTCCAACCTCGATCTCTATTGGGACGAGCCGAACATGGCTCACTTCCTGTCCCGGCTTGGCTCCTTCAGCCGCCTGATCCTGTTCGACAAGCGAGGCACCGGCCTGTCGGACCGGCTCGGGAACCTGCCGAGTCTCGAGGAGCGCATGGACGACGTGCGCGCGGTGATGGATGCGGTGGGCAGCGAGAAGGCTGCCCTCTTCGGGATTTCCGAGGGCGGCGCCATGAGCATGCTTTTCGCTGCAACCTATCCCGAGCGAACCCAGGCGCTGATCCTCTACGGCACCTATGCCGACTTCCATACCTGGGTTCTGCCGCATGAGCGGTTCGAGCCTTTTCTGGAGAAGATCGACCGGACCTGGGGGCAGGGCGAGAGCCTCACCGCCTTCGCGCCGACGAAGGTCGGGGACGAGCGCTTCCGGCAATGGTGGGGACGATTCGAGCGGCTCGGCGCCAGCCCGTCGGCCGTGATCGCGCTCATGCGCATGAACAGCCAGATCGACGTGCGCCACATCCTGCCGACGATCCGCGTCCCGACCCTGGTTCTGCACCGCGCGGGCGACACGCGGGTCAATGTCGAGGGCGGCCGCTATCTCGCGGCCAACATTCCCGGCGCGAAATATGTCGAGTTCCCCGGCATCGACCACGTCCTGTGGGCCACCGATGCGGGCCCCGTCGCCGACGAGATCGAGGAGTTTCTCACCGGCACCCACGCCGAGAGCGAACCCGACCGGGTGCTGGCCACGGTCCTGTTCACGGACATCGTCGATTCTACAAGCCGCGCCGAGGAGATGGGCGATCGCGCCTGGCGCGTTCTCCTCGACCAGCATGACAGGATCGTGCGCGGCGAGATCGGCCGCTTCCGCGGCCGGGAAATCAAGACGCTCGGCGACGGATTCCTCGCAACCTTCGACGGGCCCGCCCGCGCCGTCCGCTGCGCCGGCGCCATCATCGAGGCCCTGCGCACGTTGAGCCTGCAGGTCCGCTGTGGCGTCCATACCGGCGAGATCGAGATGATGGGAGACGATATCGGCGGCATCGCGGTGCATATCGCGTCCCGCATCGCTGCGCTCGCCGATGGCCGCGAGGTCCTGGTGTCGCGTACGGTGCGCGATCTCGTCGCCGGCTCCAACCTGCACCTGGAGGACCGGGGCGCCTTCGCCCTCAAGGGCCTGACCGAGCACATGTCGCTTTTTGCCGCCGTCGGCAGCCAGAGGGCCTGA
- a CDS encoding M3 family oligoendopeptidase — translation MTVQTISPSHHPSSAGAVQAELGALPEWNLSHLYPGMDSEAFKGDLARAEAECKAFAAAYRGKLDEMARDERASERLDEVVKRYEALEDLLGRLMSYAGLVYSGDTTDPIRAKFYGDTQERLTAASTELLFFGLELNRIEDAVLDKAMSTGPLAHYRPWIEDLRKDKPYQLEDKIEQLFHEKSVTGRSAWNRLFDETIASLRFTVRGEELPIEPTLNKLQDPDESVRKDASDALAKTFKANLRTFTLITNTLAKDKEISDRWRGFEDVADSRHLANRVEREVVEAMVSAVREAYPRLSHRYYALKAKWFGKDKLDHWDRNAPLPKVEQRTIPWNEARDTVLSAYSAFSPRMADIAQRFFDEDWIDAPTRPGKAPGAFAHPTVPSAHPYVLLNYQGKPRDVMTLAHELGHGVHQVMAGPNGALMAPTPLTLAETASVFGEMLTFRRLLDQTTNPVQRKAMLAAKVEDMLNTVVRQIAFYSFERKVHVERRNGELTADKLCELWMSVQDESLGPAIRLGEGYESFWTYIPHFIHSPFYVYAYAFGDCLVNSLYGVYERSNEGFVDRYFALLSAGGTKHYSELLAPFGLDASDPAFWQIGLSMIERLIGELEAMESATA, via the coding sequence GTGACCGTTCAGACAATCTCTCCCTCGCACCATCCCTCCAGTGCCGGCGCCGTGCAGGCCGAACTCGGGGCCCTGCCCGAATGGAACCTCTCCCATCTCTATCCCGGCATGGACAGCGAGGCGTTCAAGGGCGATCTCGCCAGGGCCGAGGCCGAGTGCAAGGCGTTCGCCGCCGCCTATCGCGGCAAGCTCGATGAGATGGCGCGGGACGAGCGGGCATCGGAACGGCTCGACGAGGTGGTGAAGCGCTACGAGGCGCTCGAAGACCTTCTTGGACGCCTCATGTCCTATGCCGGCCTGGTCTATTCCGGCGACACCACGGATCCGATCCGCGCGAAGTTCTATGGCGACACCCAGGAGCGCCTGACCGCCGCCTCGACGGAACTCCTTTTCTTCGGGCTCGAGCTCAATCGCATCGAGGACGCCGTGCTCGACAAGGCCATGAGCACCGGGCCGCTCGCCCATTACAGGCCCTGGATCGAGGACCTGCGCAAGGACAAGCCCTATCAGCTCGAGGACAAGATCGAGCAGCTCTTCCACGAGAAGTCGGTGACCGGCCGTTCGGCCTGGAACCGCCTCTTCGACGAGACCATCGCTTCCTTACGCTTCACCGTGCGCGGCGAGGAGCTGCCCATCGAGCCGACCCTCAACAAGCTGCAGGACCCGGACGAGAGCGTGCGCAAGGACGCCTCGGACGCGCTCGCCAAGACCTTCAAGGCGAACCTGCGCACCTTCACGCTCATCACCAACACGCTCGCCAAGGACAAGGAGATCTCGGACCGCTGGCGCGGCTTCGAGGACGTGGCCGATTCCCGCCATCTGGCGAACCGGGTCGAGCGCGAGGTGGTGGAGGCGATGGTCTCCGCCGTGCGCGAGGCCTATCCGCGCCTGTCCCACCGCTATTACGCCCTGAAGGCGAAGTGGTTCGGCAAAGACAAGCTCGACCATTGGGATCGCAATGCGCCGCTGCCGAAGGTCGAGCAGCGCACCATTCCCTGGAACGAGGCCAGGGACACGGTGCTCTCCGCCTATTCCGCCTTCTCGCCGCGCATGGCCGACATCGCGCAGCGCTTCTTCGACGAGGATTGGATCGACGCCCCGACCCGGCCCGGCAAGGCGCCCGGCGCCTTCGCCCACCCGACCGTGCCCTCGGCGCATCCTTACGTGCTGCTCAACTACCAGGGCAAGCCGCGGGACGTGATGACGCTGGCGCACGAATTGGGCCACGGCGTGCATCAGGTCATGGCCGGCCCCAACGGCGCGCTCATGGCGCCGACGCCCCTGACGCTCGCCGAGACGGCCTCCGTCTTCGGCGAGATGCTCACCTTCCGCCGCCTGCTCGACCAGACCACCAATCCCGTGCAGCGCAAGGCGATGCTGGCGGCCAAAGTCGAGGACATGCTCAACACGGTGGTGCGCCAGATCGCGTTCTATTCCTTCGAGCGCAAGGTGCATGTGGAACGCCGCAACGGCGAACTGACAGCCGACAAGCTGTGCGAGCTCTGGATGTCGGTGCAGGACGAGTCCCTAGGCCCGGCGATCCGTCTCGGGGAAGGCTACGAGAGCTTCTGGACCTACATCCCGCACTTCATCCATTCGCCGTTCTACGTCTACGCCTATGCCTTCGGCGATTGTCTGGTGAACTCGCTCTACGGCGTCTACGAGCGCTCCAACGAGGGCTTCGTGGACCGCTATTTCGCGCTGCTCTCCGCCGGCGGCACCAAGCATTACTCGGAGCTTCTCGCTCCCTTCGGCCTCGATGCCAGCGACCCCGCCTTCTGGCAGATCGGCCTGTCGATGATCGAGCGGCTGATCGGCGAGCTCGAGGCGATGGAGTCCGCAACGGCGTAA